Part of the Lolium rigidum isolate FL_2022 chromosome 6, APGP_CSIRO_Lrig_0.1, whole genome shotgun sequence genome, AGCTACAGCCGCTGCCATGGGGTTGAGCGCATCCTGCGATCCGTGCGTGTTGCCTGCCCCTACGCCATCTACGGGTGCACTTCCGGGAAGATGCTCTACCACGAGAAGGAGGAACATGAGAAAACTTGCCCCATCAAAGATAGCTCAATGAAGCGGCAGGGACGTGTTCTGAAGATCGGCCCATACGGTGGTAGCGGCGGCAAGCGGAGAGAGATGGACGTGCGCGGCATCGACCGTATCATTAAGGTGGTTGTCTGGCACCGCGACTTCACGGTTGACGCCATGACCGTGGTCTATGAACGGCATGGCCGGGAGGAGCAAACAGAACAATGGGGCACACCTGCAGGGGAGTGCTCAGAGGTACCCCACTGTTTTTTTTAGACAAACTTGTACTACTTCCCGAAACGATTTTGCAGTGACAAAGATTCACTGATTTGTTTTATTGCCCAGATCTGTCTGGAGTCGGATGAGTACCTCACTGGCTTGAAAGGGCACCTGATCCACTACAACAACGTCTTCATGATCAGATCGCTCATCTTCGTCAGCAACCGGCAAACCTTCGGCCCGTATGGGAAGGAGGACGGTGTGCCGTTCGAGCTCCCCGCGGCAGGAGGTAGAATCGTTGGCTTCCATGGACGCTCTAAGGATTACCTCAATGCTCTTGGCACATACGTTAAGATGGTAGTCTAATCGACAATCTGAAGCCGTATCATCAATCGTGCTGCAAGAACAAGTTTAAAGACGTACCTTGTGACTATATTGTAAACGTGGGCAATCTATCTGCATCGTTACTATGCATGCTGCAACGCATGTGGTTATTTTGATGGTGAATATGATTACCGAGTTTCATGTTTGCAAAGTAATTCAGCAGCAGGGACTATATGTACGACTATCAACGGCCATCCATCAACAACAAAAATTAGCGTGTGAAACAACTGTGTAACTGTTGCATACAATTAGTGTGTACCCCAACTATATTTTTGAAGAATACTTCTGCCAACTATTACGTATTTACCGAAAGAAAACTGCACTCAATACTCCTACACTGCATGCTGTAACTTGACACGTAAAGGTTTTTCCTATGCTAGCGGCTTTTTATCTGGACCATCTGCACAGGGTAACTTGTGCCGACGGCCCGTCATTGAAAAAGGACTCGGCACAGGCCCTGTTTGGCCGGCGGCACTGAAAACCGTGGGCACTGTGGTCTCCGCTGTGATGGTGAGGCCCCGTCGgcataatttttttatttaattttcctCTTAagccctatgccgacggcacAAGTTTATTTTTCGTCCACACAACCCCAAGAATCGCCTTTTAATTTTCAAAAAGTGCCCTCATTTTGAACAAGAGGATGAATAGGTTTCTCCAGTTTCTGCTATTAGCGACACTGTGAAAGTATGTTGTATTCAAGTCTTCTTCCAAAATAAACTAGACCTTATAAGGTTGA contains:
- the LOC124664249 gene encoding jacalin-related lectin 3-like — protein: MEKTDAKAFVEAEQKQLPHGGSKTAAAEVIIVDDPEAVSCPKCLQPLKPPVFQCATGHLICSSCHDMLPDKNKCASCFINTGYSRYSLPTSYSRCHGVERILRSVRVACPYAIYGCTSGKMLYHEKEEHEKTCPIKDSSMKRQGRVLKIGPYGGSGGKRREMDVRGIDRIIKVVVWHRDFTVDAMTVVYERHGREEQTEQWGTPAGECSEICLESDEYLTGLKGHLIHYNNVFMIRSLIFVSNRQTFGPYGKEDGVPFELPAAGGRIVGFHGRSKDYLNALGTYVKMVV